A genomic stretch from Perognathus longimembris pacificus isolate PPM17 chromosome 5, ASM2315922v1, whole genome shotgun sequence includes:
- the Lrrc15 gene encoding leucine-rich repeat-containing protein 15, giving the protein MPLKHYLLLLVGCQVWAVGLAYYGCPSECTCSRASQVECTGARIVAVPSPLPWNAMSLQILNTHITELNESPFLNISALIALRIEKNELSHIMPGAFRNLGSLRYLSLANNKLQMLPVDLFQGLDNLESLLLSSNQLVQIQPAHFSQFSNLKELQLHGNHLEYVPDGVFDHLVGLTKLNLGKNSLTHLSPRVFQHLGNLQVLRLFENRLSDIPMGTFDGLGNLQELALQQNQISTLSPGLFHNNRNLQRLYLSNNHISELPPGIFMQLPQLNRLTLFGNSLKELSPGIFGPMHNLRELWLYDNHITFLPDNIFSNLNQLQVLILSRNQINFISPGAFNGLTELRELSLHTNALQDLDGNVFRMLANLQNISLQNNRLRQLPGNLFANVNGLMTIQLQNNYLENLPRGIFDHLGNLCELRLYDNPWRCDSDILPLHNWLLLNKARLGTDTLPVCSSPANVRGQSLIVINVNVPGPSVQVPANPEVPSYPETPRYPDTPRYPDTPRYPDTPRYPDTPRYPDTTSISSTTDITNSVEDYTDLTTIGATDDRNTWGMTRAQSGLAIAAIVIGIIALACSLAACIACCCCKKRSQAVLMQMKAPNEC; this is encoded by the coding sequence ATGCCACTGAAACATTATCTCCTCTTGCTGGTGGGCTGCCAGGTCTGGGCGGTAGGCTTGGCTTACTATGGCTGTCCTAGCGAGTGCACCTGCTCCCGGGCCTCCCAAGTGGAGTGCACGGGTGCGCGCATTGTGGCGGTGCCCAGCCCTCTGCCCTGGAATGCCATGAGTCTGCAGATCCTCAACACCCACATCACTGAACTCAATGAGTCCCCGTTTCTCAACATATCAGCCCTCATTGCCCTGCGGATTGAGAAAAATGAGCTGTCCCACATCATGCCAGGTGCTTTCCGCAACCTGGGCTCGCTGCGCTACCTCAGCCTGGCCAACAACAAGCTGCAGATGCTGCCCGTTGACCTCTTCCAGGGCCTGGACAACCTTGAGTCCCTCCTTCTGTCCAGTAATCAGTTGGTGCAGATCCAGCCAGCCCACTTCTCCCAGTTCAGCAACCTTAAGGAGCTGCAACTTCATGGGAATCATCTGGAGTACGTTCCTGATGGCGTCTTTGACCACCTGGTGGGGCTCACCAAACTCAACCTGGGCAAGAACAGCCTCACTCACCTGTCCCCCAGGGTCTTCCAGCACCTGGGCAACCTCCAGGTCCTCCGACTCTTTGAGAACAGGCTCTCAGACATCCCCATGGGCACCTTTGATGGACTAGGCAACCTCCAGGAGCTAGCCCTCCAGCAGAACCAGATCAgcaccctctcccctggcctcTTCCACAACAATCGTAACCTCCAGAGACTCTATTTGTCCAATAACCATATCTCAGAGCTGCCTCCAGGCATCTTCATGCAGCTGCCCCAACTCAACCGGCTCACCCTCTTTGGGAACTCCCTGAAGGAGCTCTCTCCAGGCATCTTTGGGCCCATGCACAACCTGCGAGAGCTTTGGCTGTATGACAACCACATCACTTTTCTGCCTGACAACATCTTCAGCAACCTCAACCAGTTGCAGGTCCTGATCCTTAGTCGAAACCAGATCAACTTCATCTCCCCTGGTGCCTTCAATGGGCTGACGGAGCTCCGGGAGCTCTCCCTCCACACCAATGCACTGCAGGACCTGGATGGGAATGTCTTCCGCATGCTAGCCAACCTGCAGAACATCTCCCTGCAGAACAACCGGCTCCGACAGCTCCCCGGGAACCTCTTTGCCAACGTCAATGGCCTCATGACCATCCAGCTGCAGAATAATTACCTGGAGAACCTGCCCCGGGGTATCTTTGATCACTTGGGGAACCTGTGTGAGCTGCGGCTATATGACAACCCCTGGAGATGCGATTCTGACATCCTTCCGCTTCACAATTGGCTTCTGCTCAACAAGGCCAGATTAGGGACAGACACTCTCCCGGTATGTTCCAGCCCAGCCAATGTCCGAGGCCAGTCCCTCATCGTCATCAATGTCAATGTCCCTGGACCAAGTGTCCAGGTCCCAGCAAACCCCGAAGTGCCCAGCTACCCAGAAACACCACGATACCCGGACACCCCCAGATACCCTGACACCCCCAGATACCCTGACACCCCCAGATACCCTGACACCCCCAGATACCCTGACACCACGTCCATCTCATCCACCACTGACATCACCAACTCTGTGGAAGACTACACTGATCTGACCACCATTGGTGCCACCGATGATCGCAATACCTGGGGAATGACCCGGGCCCAGAGCGGGCTGGCCATTGCCGCCATTGTTATTGGTATTATTGCCTTGGCTTGCTCCCTAGCTGCCTGCATCGCTTGCTGTTGCTGCAAGAAAAGGAGCCAGGCTGTCCTGATGCAGATGAAGGCTCCCAATGAGTGTTAG
- the Cpn2 gene encoding carboxypeptidase N subunit 2, whose product MLPGAWWGWASLLFLVRSAQPCPVSCDCFSHEVFCSDEQLAAIPPDIPLNTISLVFVETAFTSVGTRAFSSSPRLTKVVFLNTQLHHLGSDAFGGLPRLQDLEVTGSAFSNLSADIFSNLTSLAKLTLNFNLLEALPEDLFLHVAALESLQLQGNRLQTLPERLFQPLRGLKTLNLAQNHLVRLPKELLHPLSSLQTLKLSNNALSHLHEDAFSQLHELQELFLDSNGISELSPLLFSQLFCLEKLWLQRNAISHLPPSVFSSLANLTFLNLQGNILRTLPAGLFAPTPGLVGLSLSHNQLQTIAEGTFANLSSLTSLTLSHNAIAHLPAGAFQGLGKLARLYLGSNNLTSLPAALFQDLSQLKLLSLSWNQLTTLPVGIFDTNYDLFNLALYGNPWQCDCHLAYLSSWLHQYSDKLFNTHTYCAGPSYLKGQMVPALKEEHLVCPVPPGRPGIQALELDDRELGGSWDLAVDERARHSRCTYSNPEGTVVLGCDEAQCRWLSIQLSPLQGMGSPAMKYNSSRVWDLRSSCGSVRVTVTIETGPAGP is encoded by the coding sequence ATGCTCCCTGGAGCTTGGTGGGGCTGGGCCTCCCTCCTGTTCCTGGTCAGGTCTGCCCAGCCCTGTCCTGTGAGCTGTGACTGCTTCAGCCATGAGGTGTTTTGCTCCGATGAGCAGCTGGCTGCCATCCCTCCAGACATCCCACTGAACACCATCAGCCTTGTCTTCGTGGAGACCGCATTCACCTCTGTGGGAACCAGGGCCTTCAGCAGTAGCCCCAGGCTGACCAAGGTGGTTTTCCTCAACACGCAGCTCCACCACTTGGGCTCAGATGCCTTTGGGGGGCTGCCCAGGCTGCAGGACCTGGAAGTCACAGGCAGTGCCTTCTCTAACCTCAGCGCTGATATCTTTTCCAATCTAACCTCGCTTGCCAAGTTGACCCTCAACTTTAACCTGCTGGAGGCTCTGCCTGAGGACCTCTTCCTCCACGTGGCTGCCCTGGAGTCCCTGCAGCTGCAGGGGAACCGCCTCCAGACCCTGCCTGAGAGGCTCTTCCAGCCCCTGAGGGGTCTGAAGACCCTCAACCTGGCACAGAACCACCTGGTCCGGCTCCCCAAGGAGCTGCTGCACCCCCTCTCTAGCCTGCAGACCCTGAAGCTGAGCAACAACGCGCTCTCCCACCTCCATGAAGATGCATTCAGCCAGCTACACGAGCTGCAGGAGCTCTTCCTGGACAGCAACGGCATCTCAGAGCTGTCCCCACTCCTGTTTTCTCAACTCTTCTGCCTGGAAAAGCTCTGGCTACAGCGCAACGCCATCAGCCACCTGCCGCCCTCTGTCTTCTCCTCACTGGCAAACCTGACTTTTCTGAACCTGCAGGGCAATATCCTGCGCACGCTGCCTGCTGGTCTGTTTGCCCCGACCCCGGGCCTGGTTGGCTTGTCCTTGTCACACAATCAGCTGCAGACGATTGCTGAAGGGACCTTTGCCAACCTGTCCAGCCTcacctccctcactctctctcacaACGCCATTGCCCACCTCCCCGCAGGGGCCTTCCAAGGCCTTGGGAAGTTGGCCAGGCTCTACCTGGGCAGCAACAACCTGACGTCCCTGCCTGCAGCCCTCTTCCAGGACCTGTCCCAGCTCAAGCTGCTCAGCCTGTCCTGGAACCAGCTGACCACACTTCCAGTGGGCATCTTTGACACCAACTATGACCTCTTCAACCTGGCGCTGTATGGCAACCCCTGGCAGTGTGACTGTCATCTGGCTTACCTCTCCAGCTGGCTGCACCAGTACAGTGACAAGCTCTTCAACACCCACACCTACTGTGCGGGCCCTTCCTACCTCAAGGGCCAGATGGTGCCTGCCCTGAAGGAGGAGCATCTGGTGTGTCCTGTCCCCCCGGGCCGCCCAGGTATCCAGGCCCTGGAGCTTGATGACAGGGAGCTGGGGGGAAGCTGGGATCTGGCAGTGGATGAAAGGGCAAGACACAGCCGCTGTACCTATAGCAACCCTGAGGGCACCGTGGTGCTCGGCTGTGACGAGGCCCAGTGTCGCTGGCTGAGCATCCAACTGTCCCCTCTGCAGGGCATGGGCTCCCCGGCCATGAAGTATAACTCCAGTCGGGTGTGGGACTTGAGGTCAAGCTGCGGCTCTGTGAGGGTCACCGTGACTATTGAGACCGGGCCAGCAGGACCCTAG